In the Pseudothauera hydrothermalis genome, one interval contains:
- the mtgA gene encoding monofunctional biosynthetic peptidoglycan transglycosylase has translation MKVDKRLLWRLLAIIGTLLILSQLWFFGWVLWWRQVPPHETRFMALRREELRRIDPHTALRYQWVPYEQISAHLKRAVVAAEDDRFMEHRGFDWIGIQRALERNQARGYPAAGGSTISQQLAKNLFLSPTRSYLRKAQEAILTVMIEATWSKRRILEVYLNVVEWGNGLFGAEAAAQHYFGVSAHRLGPAEAARLAVMLPNPRRYERHFGPRLAAQAEQLRQRMTSSRIP, from the coding sequence ATGAAGGTCGACAAACGTCTGCTGTGGCGGCTTCTGGCCATCATCGGCACGCTGCTCATCTTGTCGCAGTTATGGTTCTTCGGTTGGGTTTTATGGTGGCGACAGGTGCCACCGCATGAGACCCGTTTCATGGCCCTGCGACGCGAGGAACTGCGCCGGATCGATCCGCATACTGCGTTACGCTACCAGTGGGTGCCTTATGAGCAAATATCCGCTCATCTCAAGCGTGCAGTGGTTGCCGCCGAAGACGACCGCTTCATGGAACACCGGGGGTTTGACTGGATCGGCATCCAACGCGCATTGGAACGCAATCAGGCGCGCGGCTATCCAGCGGCAGGCGGTTCGACGATCAGCCAGCAACTAGCCAAAAATTTGTTTCTGTCGCCCACACGCAGCTATCTGCGCAAAGCGCAGGAAGCGATCCTGACTGTAATGATCGAGGCCACCTGGAGTAAGCGGCGCATCCTCGAGGTGTATCTCAATGTGGTCGAGTGGGGCAACGGCCTATTCGGCGCCGAGGCCGCCGCACAGCACTACTTTGGCGTCTCCGCCCACCGCCTTGGCCCGGCCGAAGCGGCCAGGCTCGCCGTGATGCTGCCCAACCCGCGCCGCTATGAGCGCCATTTCGGCCCCCGCTTGGCCGCGCAGGCCGAACAGTTACGGCAGCGCATGACTTCCTCACGCATTCCCTGA
- the thiD gene encoding bifunctional hydroxymethylpyrimidine kinase/phosphomethylpyrimidine kinase: MSAVPGAAQIPNVLSIAGVDPSGGAGIYADLKAFAAAGAYGCGVVAALTAQNTQSVTGVHVPPIDFLRLQIDTLFADVSIQATKIGMLGSAEVIAAVADRLAHWRAANVVLDPVMVAKSGDTLLAKNAISMLREALFPQAFMITPNLPEAAVLLACRAPETVKEMYRAAERLRALLPHASERWVLLKGGHLPGETLTDLLFDGDRMIELRSARIPTRNTHGTGCSLSSAIAALLPQRANTQHPVEAAVREARQWLLGAIARAGELAVGHGHGPVHHFHALWPPSSGPRLTAPYPGENP; encoded by the coding sequence ATGAGCGCAGTGCCCGGCGCCGCACAGATTCCCAACGTATTGAGCATCGCCGGGGTAGACCCTAGCGGCGGCGCCGGTATTTATGCCGACCTGAAAGCCTTTGCCGCAGCCGGAGCCTATGGCTGCGGCGTGGTCGCCGCGCTGACCGCGCAAAACACCCAAAGCGTAACCGGCGTGCATGTGCCGCCCATCGACTTTTTACGCTTGCAGATCGACACCCTGTTTGCGGATGTATCCATTCAGGCCACCAAAATCGGCATGCTGGGCAGTGCCGAAGTCATCGCCGCAGTGGCCGACCGGCTGGCCCACTGGCGCGCGGCCAACGTTGTACTGGACCCGGTAATGGTGGCCAAAAGCGGCGATACCCTGCTGGCCAAAAATGCCATCTCGATGCTGCGTGAGGCGCTTTTCCCGCAAGCATTCATGATTACCCCCAACCTGCCCGAGGCGGCCGTACTGCTGGCCTGCCGCGCCCCGGAAACGGTCAAAGAGATGTACCGCGCCGCCGAACGCCTGCGCGCATTGCTGCCGCACGCCTCCGAGCGCTGGGTATTGCTCAAGGGTGGCCATCTGCCCGGTGAAACACTGACCGATCTGCTGTTCGACGGCGACCGCATGATCGAACTGCGCAGCGCGCGTATCCCCACCCGCAACACCCACGGCACCGGCTGCTCGCTCAGTTCGGCCATCGCTGCGCTGCTGCCGCAGCGTGCAAACACGCAGCACCCGGTGGAAGCCGCGGTGCGCGAAGCCCGGCAATGGCTGCTGGGCGCCATTGCGCGGGCGGGCGAACTGGCGGTGGGCCACGGTCACGGCCCGGTCCATCACTTTCACGCGCTGTGGCCCCCATCATCAGGGCCACGTCTTACAGCCCCATACCCCGGAGAGAACCCATGA
- a CDS encoding YkgJ family cysteine cluster protein, translating into MDCRPGCAACCIAPSISSPIPGMEGGKAAGQRCVQLDEHGLCQLFGDPRRPAVCAALRPSPEMCGHSSAQALHWLTVLEAQTRP; encoded by the coding sequence ATGGACTGCCGTCCCGGTTGTGCCGCCTGTTGCATCGCCCCGTCGATTTCCTCGCCGATTCCAGGCATGGAAGGCGGCAAAGCGGCCGGACAACGCTGTGTGCAGCTTGACGAGCACGGGCTGTGCCAGCTATTCGGCGACCCACGCCGCCCCGCGGTCTGTGCCGCACTGCGCCCCTCTCCGGAAATGTGCGGCCACAGCAGCGCACAGGCGCTGCACTGGCTGACCGTGCTGGAAGCACAAACCCGGCCCTGA
- a CDS encoding DUF2478 domain-containing protein: MPTPPLPIAAVVYPPALDIGAFMRTAVAALAERGVRLGGVVQHDARPNPDDPCAMSLEDLASGTRFTLSQDLGSGSSACRLDPGALAQAAVAVRAAIEQGADLVIFNKFGAQEAAGGGLRAEMGLAAARSIPVLTAVAERLAGDWERFTGDPATMLPADLDAVLAWWQAVSTAR, from the coding sequence ATGCCCACGCCTCCTTTGCCGATTGCCGCGGTCGTCTATCCGCCCGCTCTGGATATCGGCGCTTTCATGCGCACCGCCGTTGCCGCGCTGGCCGAACGTGGCGTGCGCCTGGGCGGCGTGGTGCAACATGATGCCCGCCCCAACCCGGACGATCCTTGCGCGATGTCATTGGAGGATCTGGCCAGCGGCACACGCTTCACCCTCAGCCAGGACCTCGGCAGCGGTTCGAGCGCCTGTCGGCTCGACCCTGGCGCACTGGCGCAGGCGGCCGTGGCGGTCCGTGCGGCCATCGAACAGGGTGCAGATCTAGTGATATTCAACAAATTCGGCGCCCAAGAAGCAGCCGGCGGCGGCCTACGTGCGGAAATGGGTTTGGCCGCGGCGCGCAGCATTCCGGTGCTCACTGCGGTGGCCGAACGTCTCGCCGGCGACTGGGAGCGCTTCACCGGCGACCCGGCCACCATGCTGCCTGCCGACCTCGATGCGGTGCTGGCCTGGTGGCAGGCGGTAAGCACTGCACGCTGA
- the rarD gene encoding EamA family transporter RarD, whose translation MSPVRAAAQHRRNGVLAALTAFTIWGLAPLYFKAVGSVPPVQIVAHRVLWSAVFLAVVMALWPGAGGFRSIARLRNQPQLLRLLALTALLTGSNWLVFVWAIAAGRLVEASLGYFINPLVSVLLGRIFLGERLRALQKLAVALAATGVLWRIVQVGSLPWIALFLALTFGFYGLLRKRAPIDAASGLFVETLITAPLALVYLGSLAAQGSLAFGHGAPTDWLLPAAGVLTAVPLMLFAVGAQRLPLATVGFLQYIAPTLNFALAVLVFREPFDAGQLLGFVLIWAALALYSLDLLHAGRSLRRAPAAPE comes from the coding sequence ATGAGTCCGGTTCGAGCGGCCGCGCAGCATCGGCGCAACGGCGTGCTGGCGGCACTGACCGCCTTCACGATCTGGGGGCTGGCACCGCTTTACTTCAAGGCGGTGGGCAGCGTGCCGCCCGTCCAGATCGTCGCCCATCGCGTGCTGTGGTCCGCGGTCTTTCTGGCCGTCGTGATGGCACTGTGGCCCGGTGCAGGCGGTTTTCGCAGCATCGCCCGGCTGCGCAACCAGCCGCAGTTACTGCGCCTGCTCGCGCTGACCGCGCTGCTTACCGGCAGTAACTGGCTGGTTTTCGTCTGGGCGATTGCCGCCGGCCGGCTGGTGGAGGCCAGTCTGGGTTATTTCATCAACCCGCTGGTGAGCGTATTGCTCGGCCGCATCTTTTTGGGCGAACGCCTGCGAGCGCTGCAAAAACTCGCCGTGGCGCTGGCCGCAACCGGCGTGCTGTGGCGAATCGTGCAGGTCGGCAGCCTGCCATGGATTGCGCTCTTTCTGGCACTGACCTTTGGCTTCTACGGCTTGCTGCGCAAGCGCGCACCGATCGATGCGGCAAGCGGGCTGTTCGTCGAAACGCTGATCACCGCCCCGCTGGCCCTCGTCTACCTCGGCTCGCTGGCGGCGCAGGGCAGCCTCGCCTTCGGCCACGGCGCGCCCACCGACTGGCTGCTGCCGGCGGCCGGGGTGCTCACCGCAGTGCCACTGATGCTGTTCGCGGTCGGCGCCCAACGCCTACCCCTGGCGACGGTCGGCTTTTTGCAGTACATCGCCCCGACGCTGAATTTTGCACTTGCGGTGCTGGTATTCCGCGAACCCTTCGACGCCGGACAATTACTCGGCTTCGTGCTGATCTGGGCCGCGCTGGCGCTCTATTCGCTGGACCTTTTGCACGCCGGGCGCAGCCTGCGACGCGCCCCCGCGGCGCCGGAATGA
- a CDS encoding ribonuclease catalytic domain-containing protein: MFVLFEEDGAFKAGTVLADNDASLQVETTYGKRVKLKRANVLLSFREPAPAELLARAEAEAEQLDTEFLWEVCGEDEFAFADFAAEYHGHAPTPVEAAAVLLRLHSAPIYFHRKGKGRFRKAPADILQAALAGLEKKRQQAAAIERMRDELLAGRLPEEFSGMLPQLLYRPDRNRPEVKALEAACVEAGLPAARLLLNCGAFASSYEFHHNRFLFEHFPEGVHFPPFDVPAVPEDLPRAEVAAFSIDDATTTEIDDAFSVSPRAAGGWRVGIHIAAPALGFARGSALDAIARRRLSTVYMPGNKITMLPDEVVDRFTLAAGRDCPAVSLYLDVNADLSVSGQESRIEIVPIVANLRHHDIEPVFNEHTLHDGGPDFEWKRELTVLWDLATVLEAGRGKAAANQNQLDYSFYVDWQTDTADGPGYVSIVPRKRGSPMDKLVAELMILANATWGKLLDESGVPGLYRVQGGGKVRMTTTAGPHEGLGVDCYAWSSSPLRRYVDLVNQWQLIAVLTGGEPAFAPRSTELMAALRDFELTYAAYAEFQRQMERYWCVRWLRQQSLREVEAVVVRDNLVRLESVPLSFKVPSLPLQYPGSRVKLAIEGSDLLDVEVHARYIATLAEPDAAENGLSFFEGS, translated from the coding sequence ATGTTTGTGCTGTTCGAGGAGGACGGGGCCTTCAAGGCCGGTACCGTGCTCGCTGATAACGATGCCTCGCTACAGGTGGAAACCACCTACGGCAAACGGGTCAAGCTCAAGCGCGCCAATGTGCTGCTGAGCTTCCGCGAACCGGCGCCAGCCGAGCTTTTGGCACGCGCCGAAGCCGAGGCCGAGCAGCTCGACACCGAGTTCCTATGGGAGGTCTGCGGCGAGGACGAATTCGCCTTCGCCGATTTCGCCGCCGAGTACCACGGCCATGCCCCCACCCCTGTGGAGGCTGCCGCAGTACTGCTGCGCCTGCACTCGGCTCCAATCTACTTCCACCGTAAGGGCAAAGGCCGCTTCCGCAAGGCCCCGGCCGATATTCTGCAGGCTGCGCTCGCGGGTCTGGAGAAGAAGCGGCAGCAGGCCGCGGCCATCGAGCGGATGCGCGACGAGCTGCTCGCCGGGCGCCTGCCCGAGGAGTTTTCCGGCATGCTGCCGCAGCTACTCTACCGCCCGGATCGCAACCGCCCCGAGGTGAAGGCTTTGGAAGCCGCCTGCGTGGAGGCCGGCCTGCCGGCTGCCCGGCTGCTGCTCAACTGTGGCGCCTTTGCGTCGAGCTACGAATTCCACCACAACCGCTTTCTGTTTGAACACTTCCCGGAAGGCGTGCATTTTCCACCCTTCGATGTCCCGGCGGTGCCCGAGGACCTGCCGCGCGCCGAGGTGGCAGCGTTTTCGATCGACGACGCCACCACCACCGAGATCGACGACGCTTTCTCAGTCAGCCCACGTGCCGCCGGCGGCTGGCGGGTCGGCATCCATATCGCTGCACCGGCGCTGGGTTTCGCACGCGGCTCGGCACTGGACGCGATCGCCCGCCGGCGGCTGTCTACCGTGTACATGCCGGGCAACAAAATCACCATGTTGCCCGACGAAGTGGTCGACCGTTTTACGCTGGCCGCCGGCCGCGACTGCCCGGCGGTGTCGCTGTATTTGGATGTCAATGCGGACCTTTCGGTGTCTGGACAGGAAAGCCGCATCGAGATCGTGCCCATCGTCGCCAACCTGCGCCACCATGACATCGAGCCGGTGTTCAACGAACACACCTTGCACGACGGCGGTCCGGATTTCGAGTGGAAGCGCGAGCTGACCGTGCTGTGGGATCTTGCCACGGTGCTCGAGGCCGGACGCGGCAAAGCTGCGGCCAACCAGAACCAGCTCGATTACAGCTTCTATGTGGATTGGCAAACCGACACCGCCGATGGCCCCGGCTATGTCAGCATCGTGCCGCGCAAACGCGGCTCGCCGATGGACAAACTGGTCGCCGAGCTGATGATTCTGGCCAATGCCACCTGGGGCAAGCTGCTGGATGAATCCGGCGTGCCCGGTCTTTACCGCGTACAAGGCGGTGGCAAGGTACGCATGACCACCACCGCCGGACCGCATGAAGGCTTGGGCGTGGATTGCTATGCGTGGTCGAGTTCGCCGCTGCGCCGCTACGTGGATCTGGTCAACCAATGGCAACTGATCGCGGTGCTCACCGGCGGTGAGCCTGCCTTTGCGCCGCGTTCGACCGAGCTGATGGCCGCACTGCGTGACTTTGAACTCACCTATGCCGCGTATGCCGAGTTTCAACGCCAGATGGAACGTTACTGGTGTGTGCGTTGGCTGCGCCAGCAGTCGCTGCGGGAGGTGGAAGCGGTGGTCGTGCGCGACAATCTGGTGCGCCTGGAGAGCGTGCCACTGAGCTTCAAAGTGCCTTCGCTGCCGCTGCAGTACCCAGGCAGCCGGGTCAAGCTGGCCATCGAAGGCAGCGATCTGCTCGATGTCGAAGTGCACGCACGCTACATCGCCACGCTGGCCGAGCCGGACGCTGCGGAAAACGGTTTGTCATTCTTCGAAGGATCGTAG
- a CDS encoding energy transducer TonB — translation MTNRLAHWWQRDILLKIALALSLTLHGLLFAVHFRLPEATKPPKRDNGLEVVLVNARHSKAPDKAEVLAQANLDGGGNTEQAVRARTPLPPQPTRQQGDALLDAKRRAEAVSPRPQTLTAARSAVALPTAPAQEAAPEPSHPQTGLDLLDSAAAMARLEAQIERDLQEYARRPRRKSIGARAKEYRYAQYVEDWRQKIERIGTLNYPEAARGKLYGSLMVTVIIRADGQVEAVDIVRSSGHAILDDAARRIIQLASPFAPFPPDIRADTDLLEITRTWTFTRADQMRAN, via the coding sequence ATGACGAACCGCCTGGCGCACTGGTGGCAGCGCGACATCCTGCTCAAAATTGCCCTCGCGCTTTCGCTGACACTGCATGGCCTGCTGTTTGCAGTGCATTTCCGCCTACCTGAGGCCACCAAGCCACCCAAGCGCGACAACGGCCTGGAGGTGGTACTGGTCAACGCCCGTCACAGCAAGGCGCCAGACAAGGCCGAGGTACTGGCGCAAGCCAACCTGGACGGTGGCGGCAACACCGAGCAAGCGGTACGCGCACGCACCCCGCTGCCGCCGCAGCCGACCCGGCAGCAGGGCGATGCCTTGCTCGATGCCAAGCGCCGCGCCGAAGCGGTCTCCCCCCGCCCGCAGACGCTGACCGCAGCGCGTAGCGCGGTGGCACTGCCTACTGCGCCCGCGCAGGAAGCCGCGCCCGAACCCTCTCACCCACAAACCGGGCTGGATTTGCTCGACAGTGCCGCCGCCATGGCCCGTCTGGAAGCACAGATCGAGCGTGATTTGCAGGAATACGCCCGCCGGCCGCGGCGTAAATCCATCGGCGCCCGCGCCAAGGAATATCGCTATGCTCAGTACGTGGAGGACTGGCGGCAAAAAATCGAACGGATCGGCACCCTCAACTACCCGGAAGCTGCGCGCGGCAAACTGTATGGCAGCCTGATGGTCACCGTGATCATCCGCGCAGACGGACAGGTTGAAGCGGTAGACATTGTGCGCTCATCCGGGCACGCCATTCTGGACGATGCCGCCCGGCGCATCATTCAGCTGGCCTCACCCTTTGCCCCCTTCCCACCGGACATTCGCGCCGATACCGATCTATTGGAAATTACCCGCACCTGGACTTTCACCCGCGCAGACCAAATGCGCGCCAATTGA
- the aroE gene encoding shikimate dehydrogenase, translating into MDRYAVVGNPVAHSKSPLIHAAFAAQTGQALVYEALLAPLDGFAATVAAFRAAGGLGLNVTVPFKLDAFALADRLSPRAEAAGAVNTLAFERGDIYGDNTDGCGLVRDLTQNLGWSLSGRRILLLGAGGAARGALLPLLIEQPAALVIANRTESRAVELADRFRTQARDTLLHACSFDALSGSSFDVVINATAASLAAQSPALPEGLYAPGALAYDMMYGKDETPFMRAARSAGVAVVADGLGMLVEQAAESFFLWRGVRPHTRAVLATLRTLIDQG; encoded by the coding sequence ATGGATCGCTACGCCGTCGTCGGCAACCCGGTTGCCCACAGTAAATCGCCCCTGATTCACGCCGCCTTTGCTGCGCAGACCGGGCAAGCACTGGTCTATGAGGCGCTGCTTGCGCCACTGGACGGTTTTGCTGCCACTGTGGCGGCTTTCCGCGCCGCCGGCGGACTTGGATTGAATGTCACCGTGCCCTTCAAGCTGGATGCGTTCGCACTGGCCGACCGCTTGAGCCCGCGCGCCGAAGCTGCCGGGGCGGTCAATACCTTGGCTTTCGAGCGCGGAGACATTTACGGCGACAACACCGACGGTTGTGGGCTGGTGCGCGATCTGACCCAGAACCTTGGCTGGTCGTTGAGCGGCCGGCGCATCCTGTTGCTGGGCGCCGGCGGAGCGGCTCGCGGCGCACTCCTGCCGCTATTGATAGAGCAGCCGGCTGCACTGGTCATCGCCAACCGCACCGAGTCCCGCGCGGTCGAACTCGCCGACCGTTTTCGCACCCAGGCCAGGGACACCTTACTGCATGCATGCAGTTTTGATGCGCTTTCCGGCTCGTCCTTCGATGTCGTCATCAACGCCACCGCGGCCAGCTTGGCCGCGCAAAGCCCTGCGCTGCCCGAAGGCCTTTATGCGCCGGGCGCGCTCGCCTACGACATGATGTACGGCAAGGACGAAACCCCCTTCATGCGCGCCGCGCGCAGCGCCGGTGTCGCCGTTGTGGCCGACGGTCTGGGCATGCTGGTCGAACAAGCGGCCGAGAGCTTTTTCTTATGGCGCGGGGTCCGCCCGCACACCCGCGCCGTGCTTGCGACCCTGCGCACCTTGATCGATCAAGGATGA
- a CDS encoding class I SAM-dependent methyltransferase, which yields MTQPPTFDPRRFKQQERKGFNRIAAAYADGAHLRATLAQALLAEAALQPGQRVLDLASGPCLLAREAAAKVAPEGWVLATDIAEAMLAEGARRAQADACNTLVCAAADAEHLCLPDAAFDRVLAGLALFMFPHPERALAEARRVLRPGGRLVLSVWGTEKEVPLITRAQACIARLLPAPRVARPSVFRFGTPTVLEAALSDAGFTDIRITPCCFDCRFDDAQTYWDAFLSLAGGAAEALAQLPGSVQQRLRAAVAEELAPHRKGSGYTVQARALVASAVR from the coding sequence ATGACCCAGCCCCCCACCTTCGACCCTCGCCGTTTCAAACAACAAGAACGCAAGGGCTTCAACCGCATTGCCGCCGCCTACGCCGACGGCGCCCATCTGCGCGCAACGCTGGCGCAGGCACTGCTTGCTGAAGCCGCGTTGCAACCCGGTCAGCGCGTGCTCGATCTGGCCAGCGGCCCCTGCTTGCTGGCCCGCGAAGCGGCCGCAAAGGTCGCTCCCGAAGGCTGGGTGCTCGCCACCGACATTGCCGAAGCCATGCTGGCCGAAGGCGCACGCCGCGCCCAGGCGGACGCTTGCAACACCTTGGTCTGCGCTGCGGCCGACGCCGAACACCTGTGCCTGCCCGATGCCGCCTTCGACCGCGTGTTGGCCGGACTGGCGCTGTTCATGTTCCCCCACCCCGAGCGCGCGCTGGCCGAGGCACGGCGCGTACTGCGCCCAGGCGGCCGGCTGGTGCTGTCGGTATGGGGCACAGAAAAGGAGGTGCCGCTGATCACCCGCGCCCAGGCCTGCATCGCCCGCCTGTTGCCGGCGCCGCGCGTGGCACGCCCTTCGGTGTTTCGCTTCGGCACGCCCACGGTGTTGGAAGCGGCCCTGTCCGACGCGGGCTTTACCGACATCCGCATCACGCCCTGCTGCTTCGACTGCCGTTTCGACGATGCGCAGACCTATTGGGACGCCTTCCTCAGCCTGGCCGGCGGCGCGGCCGAAGCGCTAGCTCAACTGCCCGGGTCGGTGCAACAGCGCCTGCGCGCGGCAGTGGCCGAAGAACTGGCGCCACACCGCAAGGGCAGCGGCTACACCGTGCAAGCCCGCGCCCTGGTTGCCTCGGCAGTCCGATGA
- the thiC gene encoding phosphomethylpyrimidine synthase ThiC yields MNAKEQFIATQARVDDAAIAPLPNSRKIYVEGSRPDIRVPMREIRQSDTPATFGAEPNPPIFVYDCSGPYTDPQAKIDIRAGLPALRQAWIEARGDTEVLAELSSAYGRMRAADRRLDALRFPGLYRKPRRAKSGANVTQMHYARHGIITPEMEFVAIRENMNRRAYLESLRATGPNGEKMARLLTRQHPGQRFGAAIPEEITPEFVRAEIARGRAIIPANINHPESEPMIIGRNFLVKINANIGNSALGSSIAEEVDKMTWAIRWGGDTVMDLSTGKNIHETREWIIRNAPVPIGTVPIYQALEKVDGKAEELTWEIFRDTLIEQAEQGVDYFTIHAGVLLRYIPMTAERMTGIVSRGGSIMAKWCLAHHKENFLYTHFEEICEIMKAYDVAFSLGDGLRPGSIFDANDEAQLAELKTLGELTQIAWKHDVQVMIEGPGHVPMQLIKENMDKELEWCSEAPFYTLGPLTTDIAPGYDHITSAIGAAQIGWYGTAMLCYVTPKEHLGLPNKNDVKEGIITYKLAAHAADLAKGHPGAQIRDNALSKARFEFRWEDQFNLGLDPDKAREFHDETLPKESAKVAHFCSMCGPHFCSMKITQDVRDFAARNGIDEQAALTQGMQEKAVEFVKKGVEVYHKA; encoded by the coding sequence ATGAACGCCAAAGAACAATTCATTGCTACCCAGGCCAGGGTGGATGATGCGGCCATCGCGCCGCTGCCGAACTCGCGCAAGATTTACGTCGAAGGCAGCCGACCGGACATCCGCGTGCCGATGCGCGAAATCCGCCAGAGCGACACACCAGCCACCTTTGGCGCTGAGCCCAACCCGCCGATCTTCGTCTATGACTGTTCCGGCCCCTATACCGACCCACAGGCCAAGATCGACATCCGCGCCGGCCTGCCGGCCTTGCGTCAGGCGTGGATCGAGGCGCGCGGCGACACCGAGGTGCTAGCGGAGCTGTCGTCGGCCTACGGCCGGATGCGTGCCGCCGACCGCCGGTTGGACGCGCTGCGCTTTCCCGGCCTGTACCGCAAGCCCCGGCGGGCCAAATCCGGCGCCAATGTGACCCAGATGCACTATGCCCGGCACGGCATCATCACGCCGGAAATGGAGTTCGTGGCGATCCGCGAGAACATGAACCGCCGCGCCTACCTCGAGTCACTGCGCGCAACCGGTCCAAACGGCGAGAAAATGGCCAGACTGCTGACCCGCCAGCATCCGGGCCAGCGTTTCGGCGCCGCCATCCCCGAAGAGATCACCCCCGAGTTCGTGCGCGCCGAGATCGCCCGCGGCCGCGCCATCATTCCAGCCAACATCAACCACCCGGAAAGCGAGCCGATGATCATCGGCCGCAATTTCCTGGTGAAGATCAACGCCAACATCGGCAACTCCGCGCTCGGCTCCTCGATTGCCGAAGAGGTCGACAAAATGACCTGGGCGATTCGCTGGGGCGGCGACACGGTCATGGATCTATCCACCGGCAAAAACATCCATGAGACCCGCGAATGGATCATCCGTAACGCGCCGGTGCCTATTGGCACGGTGCCCATCTACCAGGCGCTGGAAAAAGTCGATGGCAAGGCCGAAGAACTCACCTGGGAGATCTTCCGCGACACCCTGATCGAACAGGCCGAGCAAGGCGTCGATTACTTCACCATCCACGCCGGGGTGTTGCTGCGTTACATCCCGATGACCGCCGAGCGCATGACCGGCATCGTCAGCCGGGGCGGCTCGATCATGGCCAAGTGGTGCCTCGCGCATCATAAGGAAAACTTCCTCTACACCCATTTCGAGGAAATCTGCGAGATCATGAAGGCCTATGACGTGGCCTTCAGCCTGGGCGATGGTCTGCGGCCCGGCTCCATTTTTGATGCCAACGACGAAGCCCAGCTCGCCGAACTGAAAACCCTGGGCGAACTCACCCAGATCGCCTGGAAGCACGACGTGCAGGTCATGATCGAAGGCCCCGGCCATGTGCCGATGCAATTGATCAAGGAAAACATGGACAAAGAGCTGGAATGGTGCAGTGAAGCGCCGTTCTACACGCTCGGCCCCTTGACCACCGACATCGCCCCCGGCTACGACCACATCACCAGCGCGATCGGCGCCGCCCAGATCGGCTGGTATGGCACCGCGATGCTGTGCTATGTGACCCCCAAGGAGCACCTGGGCCTACCTAACAAAAACGATGTCAAGGAAGGCATCATCACCTACAAGCTCGCCGCCCACGCCGCCGATCTGGCCAAGGGCCACCCGGGCGCACAGATCCGCGACAACGCGCTGTCCAAAGCGCGCTTCGAATTCCGCTGGGAAGACCAGTTCAACCTGGGACTGGACCCGGACAAAGCGCGCGAATTCCACGACGAAACCCTGCCCAAGGAAAGCGCCAAGGTGGCCCACTTTTGCTCAATGTGCGGCCCGCATTTTTGCAGCATGAAAATCACCCAGGATGTGCGCGACTTCGCTGCCCGAAACGGCATCGACGAACAGGCCGCGCTCACCCAGGGCATGCAAGAAAAAGCGGTGGAGTTCGTAAAGAAAGGTGTCGAGGTCTATCACAAAGCCTGA
- a CDS encoding YqiA/YcfP family alpha/beta fold hydrolase has translation MIIYLHGFRSAPASLKATALKRHMAARGLAKRFWCEQLPVSPGAAIARIEDEIARARAAFPECAPTLVGSSLGGYYATWLAERHDLRAVLVNPAVLAALSLEPWLGWQDNLYTGERFELTRAHLDELRAIEVPRISRPHNFWLLVETGDEVLDYRDAVAKYAGARQTVLEGGDHGFSRWHDYLDDILAFAGLQ, from the coding sequence ATGATCATCTACCTGCACGGCTTTCGCTCTGCTCCGGCCTCGCTCAAGGCCACCGCACTCAAACGCCACATGGCCGCACGCGGTCTGGCCAAGCGCTTTTGGTGCGAACAACTACCGGTCTCTCCGGGCGCTGCGATCGCCCGCATTGAGGACGAAATCGCCCGTGCACGCGCAGCATTCCCGGAATGCGCACCGACCCTGGTGGGCAGTTCGCTGGGCGGCTATTACGCCACCTGGTTGGCCGAACGCCACGATCTGCGCGCGGTGCTGGTCAACCCCGCGGTGCTCGCCGCGCTGTCGCTCGAACCCTGGCTAGGCTGGCAAGACAACCTCTACACCGGCGAGCGCTTCGAACTCACCCGCGCCCATCTGGATGAGCTGCGCGCAATCGAAGTACCGCGCATCAGCCGCCCGCACAACTTCTGGTTGTTGGTGGAAACCGGCGACGAGGTGCTGGATTACCGTGATGCAGTAGCCAAGTATGCCGGCGCCCGCCAGACCGTGCTGGAAGGCGGCGACCACGGCTTTTCGCGCTGGCACGACTACCTCGACGACATCCTCGCTTTTGCCGGATTGCAATGA